The Oceanimonas doudoroffii genome contains the following window.
GTCTTTGTCGGCTCCGACACGCAATTGGTGGCCCCGGTGCGCATCGGCAAAAACGCCACCCTGGGGGCCGGCAGCACGGTGACCAAGGACGTGGCCGAAGCCGAGCTGGTGATCACTCGCGTGGCCCAGCGCCATATCAAGAACTGGCCACGACCAACCAAAAAATAAAGCTGGAAGCGCGAAGCTGAAAGCCAGAAATAAAACCGACGCGGCTGTGATTTCACGGCCGCGTTTTTTTGTGCTCATGTTTCTCGGCAGTGGGTAGGCTGGCGATGAGCGCAGCGAATTCACAACATGTCACAGCCGGCTTCGTGTTGGAATTCGCTGCGCTCATTCTCAACCTACAACAACTAATCGCTTAAAGCTTCCAGCCCTTGTTTTGATCTGCTAGCATTCAGCTTTCAAAACGAAACTTAATGTCGTCATGTCGAAACGCAACACCCAACAGCGCCGTCATACCATCATCACCCTGCTGAATGAGCAGGGCGAGGTGACCGTGGACGAACTGGCTCGGCGGTTTGATACCTCGGAAGTGACTATTCGCAAGGATCTGGGTGCCCTTGAGAAAAACGGCCTGTTGCTGCGCCGTTACGGCGGCGCCGTACCGGTGCCGAGCGAAATGGTGGCGGACGGCCCGGCCGAACCGGTTTCAAAACGAAAGCAGGCACTGGCCCGGGCGGCGGCGGCGCGCATTCGTGATCACAACCGCATCATTATCGACAGCGGCAGCACCACGGCGGCACTGTTGGGCGAGTTGGGCCGCAAAAGTGGCCTGGTGGTGATGACCAACTCGCTCAATATCGCCAATGTCCTGCGTGAGCTGGAGCCCGAGCCAACCCTGTTGATGACCGGTGGCACCTGGGATCCGTCTTCCGAGTCGTTTCAGGGCAGAGTGGCCGAACAGGTGCTGCGATCTTACGACTTTGATCAGCTGTTTATTGGCGCCGACGGCATCGATCTGGAGCGGGGCACCACCACCTTTAACGAACTCACCGGCCTGTCGCGGGTGATGGCCGAGGTAGCCCGGGAAGTGGTGGTGATGGTGGAGTCCGACAAGATCGGCCGCAAAATCCCCAACCTGGAACTGCCCTGGAACGCCATTCATACCCTGGTGACCGACAGCGGCATTAGTGAAGCAGAACAACAAGCATTAGAGCAAAAGGGCATCACCCTGGTGATTGCGCCTTCATCCTGAGGACAAGAGCATGTGTGGAATTGTAGGGGCCGTGGCCCAGCGTGATGTGGCGGAAATTCTGGTGGAAGGCCTGCGCCGTCTGGAATACCGGGGTTACGACTCCGCCGGGGTGGCCATTATTCACGACAACCAGCTGGGCCGGGTGCGGCGCCTCGGCAAGGTGCAGGCGCTGGCCGACGCCCTTGACGAGCAGCCGCTGGCCGGCGGCACCGGCATTGCCCACACCCGTTGGGCCACCCATGGTGAGCCGTCCGAGCGCAATGCCCATCCTCATGTTTCCGGCAATATCGCCGTGGTGCACAACGGCATTATCGAAAACCACGAAGAACTGCGTGAAGTGCTGAAAGAGAAAGGCTATGCGTTTGAGTCTGACACCGACACCGAGGTGATCGCCCACCTGGTGCACTGGCACCGCCAGCACACCGACAGCCTGCTGGCGGCGTTGCAGGCCACGGTCAGGGAACTGCGCGGCGCCTATGGCACCGTGCTGATGGACGTCAACGACGACTCTCGCGTGGTGGTGGCGCGCTCCGGTTCACCCCTGGTGAT
Protein-coding sequences here:
- a CDS encoding DeoR/GlpR family DNA-binding transcription regulator; this encodes MSKRNTQQRRHTIITLLNEQGEVTVDELARRFDTSEVTIRKDLGALEKNGLLLRRYGGAVPVPSEMVADGPAEPVSKRKQALARAAAARIRDHNRIIIDSGSTTAALLGELGRKSGLVVMTNSLNIANVLRELEPEPTLLMTGGTWDPSSESFQGRVAEQVLRSYDFDQLFIGADGIDLERGTTTFNELTGLSRVMAEVAREVVVMVESDKIGRKIPNLELPWNAIHTLVTDSGISEAEQQALEQKGITLVIAPSS